The following coding sequences are from one Methanobacterium bryantii window:
- a CDS encoding PfkB family carbohydrate kinase — MSTITLIGPITNDTIVKDSSTYKSIGGAVYYQSSVLERLKINTKAIITLSKKDEELLNAFRENIELFPIFTDETIKFQNIYPDNNPNHRIQKAHIPSNPIKVKDIASLDLENSKAILLGPLCPYDIPLETFKYLSELKIPIYLGAQGYLRHLKGEKIVLRPWNDFQKFLKFVNILFIDENEAKTILGTQISLDHVAKTLTSFGPEEVIITQGSSGSTIYSKKLDKIYRIPAFSPQKIEDPTGLGDTYMAAYAARKIETEDPRICGKFASAASVIKLENKGAFNGNKKLIHKRCTNHSENVH, encoded by the coding sequence ATGTCAACTATAACCTTGATAGGCCCTATAACAAATGATACCATTGTAAAAGATAGTTCAACATATAAATCTATAGGCGGAGCAGTCTACTACCAGTCCAGTGTTTTAGAACGTCTGAAAATAAATACAAAAGCCATAATAACACTCTCTAAAAAAGATGAAGAATTACTAAACGCTTTTCGGGAGAACATAGAACTTTTCCCCATATTTACTGATGAAACAATAAAGTTTCAAAATATTTATCCCGATAATAACCCTAATCACAGAATACAAAAAGCCCACATACCATCAAACCCTATAAAAGTTAAAGATATCGCATCTTTAGACTTGGAAAACAGCAAAGCCATACTTTTAGGCCCATTATGCCCCTATGATATTCCACTTGAGACATTCAAATATTTATCCGAATTAAAAATTCCAATATATTTAGGTGCACAGGGATATTTAAGGCATTTAAAAGGCGAAAAAATTGTTTTAAGGCCATGGAATGACTTTCAAAAGTTCCTTAAATTTGTAAATATTCTATTTATAGATGAAAATGAAGCAAAAACAATTTTAGGTACTCAAATTTCCCTGGATCATGTTGCAAAAACATTAACTTCATTTGGACCAGAAGAAGTTATTATAACACAAGGAAGTAGTGGATCAACGATTTATTCTAAAAAATTAGATAAAATATACCGGATTCCTGCATTTTCCCCTCAAAAAATAGAAGATCCTACAGGTCTTGGGGATACGTACATGGCAGCATATGCTGCACGAAAAATTGAAACAGAAGATCCAAGAATATGCGGGAAGTTTGCTTCTGCAGCATCCGTCATAAAGCTTGAAAATAAAGGGGCATTCAACGGAAATAAAAAATTAATCCACAAAAGATGTACAAATCACTCTGAAAATGTCCATTAA
- a CDS encoding sortase domain-containing protein, whose protein sequence is MKRLNTYLIILLAIVVVIIFAVNLGDNGLGTQAKHFDNGEISFDYPGTLTEINGTGSNITSFSDDSGLNITVVKERVPKGYNLANQVQSNGIGTVDENFQLVSTKNVTINGTTGYESDYNLQDGNVSKQRKEVWFQKNNALYGIIYTSLGSVDTDSSALDVSAAEDELNTIINSIKINDNVTNKNKVIGWAELIMPTIGGDWELTSNSVNDPAVYFVPTSYYPGTNGQTALMGHHTTHSAPFSGITQLKVGDPLIIKDYLTQKKYTYEVTSNGDDIRWGVKGTSIDYQSTSTPELWLITCWPTGYSRAAYIVHSKLVSVEPL, encoded by the coding sequence TTGAAACGTTTGAACACTTATTTAATAATTTTACTGGCCATTGTGGTAGTTATTATTTTTGCGGTGAATTTAGGTGACAATGGCTTGGGAACACAGGCAAAACATTTTGACAATGGGGAAATTTCTTTTGATTATCCGGGGACCCTCACTGAAATTAATGGAACTGGATCTAATATAACGTCATTTTCAGATGATTCTGGATTAAATATCACTGTTGTTAAAGAACGTGTACCTAAGGGATATAATTTGGCTAATCAGGTTCAGTCGAATGGTATTGGAACTGTTGATGAAAATTTTCAGCTTGTATCCACTAAAAATGTTACCATAAATGGAACCACTGGCTATGAAAGTGATTACAATTTACAGGACGGTAATGTATCAAAACAACGAAAAGAGGTATGGTTCCAGAAAAATAATGCACTTTATGGTATAATTTATACAAGTCTAGGTAGTGTTGATACAGATAGCTCTGCATTAGACGTTAGTGCCGCTGAAGATGAATTAAATACTATAATTAACAGTATTAAAATAAATGACAATGTAACTAATAAAAATAAAGTTATTGGATGGGCTGAACTTATAATGCCCACTATAGGTGGAGACTGGGAGCTAACATCAAACTCTGTAAACGATCCTGCAGTTTACTTTGTACCAACTAGTTATTATCCTGGAACAAATGGACAAACTGCTCTTATGGGTCATCATACAACACATTCTGCTCCATTCAGTGGAATAACTCAGTTAAAAGTTGGAGATCCTTTGATAATTAAAGATTATTTAACTCAAAAGAAGTACACCTATGAAGTCACATCTAATGGGGACGATATAAGGTGGGGAGTTAAGGGTACTTCAATTGATTACCAGTCAACAAGTACGCCTGAATTATGGTTGATAACCTGTTGGCCTACTGGATATTCTCGAGCAGCATATATCGTCCATAGTAAACTTGTTTCAGTGGAGCCTTTGTAG
- a CDS encoding exodeoxyribonuclease III — protein sequence MKTKILSWNVNGLRAIHKKGFIEWLQSESPDILCVQETKSAREQLPRALKSIEGYHSYFCEAEKKGYSGVAIYSKIKPKTVEYGFGIPKFDSEGRILIADYNDFVLLNIYFPNGKMSDERLAYKLEFYDALLDHANKLKENGKNVVICGDLNTAHKEIDIARPKANEKNSGFLPVERAWIDKFLSHGYIDTLRMFNKNPDQYTWWSYRGGARSRNVGWRLDYFFVNEEFKDKVKCSYILAEVMGSDHCPVGLDIEVG from the coding sequence ATGAAAACTAAAATTTTATCATGGAATGTAAACGGCTTGCGGGCGATACATAAAAAAGGATTCATTGAATGGCTTCAATCTGAAAGTCCAGACATATTATGCGTTCAAGAAACAAAATCTGCCAGAGAACAACTTCCTCGAGCATTGAAAAGCATTGAAGGATACCATTCCTATTTCTGCGAGGCAGAAAAAAAAGGTTACAGCGGTGTCGCGATATACAGCAAAATAAAACCAAAAACAGTGGAATACGGTTTTGGAATCCCTAAATTTGACAGCGAAGGCAGGATACTGATTGCAGATTACAATGATTTCGTCCTCCTCAACATATATTTCCCCAACGGCAAAATGTCCGATGAAAGGCTTGCCTACAAGTTAGAATTCTACGACGCACTCCTTGATCATGCCAATAAATTAAAAGAAAACGGTAAAAACGTGGTAATCTGCGGGGACCTGAACACCGCACATAAAGAGATAGATATTGCAAGGCCGAAAGCAAATGAGAAAAATTCAGGCTTTCTACCAGTAGAACGTGCGTGGATTGATAAATTTCTAAGCCATGGTTATATCGATACCCTTAGAATGTTCAATAAAAATCCAGATCAGTATACCTGGTGGAGTTACAGAGGAGGTGCCAGAAGCAGGAATGTAGGCTGGAGACTGGATTATTTCTTTGTAAATGAAGAGTTTAAAGATAAAGTAAAGTGTTCTTATATACTTGCAGAGGTAATGGGTTCTGACCACTGC